One window of the Torulaspora delbrueckii CBS 1146 chromosome 6, complete genome genome contains the following:
- the PTK2 gene encoding protein kinase PTK2 (similar to Saccharomyces cerevisiae PTK2 (YJR059W) and PTK1 (YKL198C); ancestral locus Anc_1.507), protein MINHPGDKHPPQRAPSGSFSTIRKLGKKILPGKSHLDESSDTSGDSTHHGARPKSSSPGNRQRSSSLFQRNKSSANVGQSNVRSSASVHNILAHNHNPFATAHASDVLGTGSGIASPRGRNGTNHSLHRKGSSNFPNHLLSNENIVYNPYGMNSPNSRPGSAYAGTNNNNSDLSFYMHDGNSKIRMLPLPIADPNTYLPEEMKQTSVLLTDNFIFDSENKTLGSGGSSEVRKVRSAYRQKDVYALKKLNMIYDESPEKFYKRCSKEFIIAKHLSQNIHIANTYYLVKVPTTTYTTRGWGFVMEICVRDLFQLMERSGWKSVPLNEKFCLFKQVAQGVKFCHDNGVAHRDLKPENVLMSRDGVCKLTDFGISDWYHVEPQNFDSAVRQCEGMIGSPPYTPPEVMLHDAKKHYPESMQKPYDPLKMDSYALGLILMALVNNMLPFFESCNTDSRFRDYETSYENFINHQNPHFREKGCHKSGPGAEYSLAKNFKSTEASRVAWRLADPNPETRYTMEDLYADPWFQSVETCVEPDDDYAFKSPVIKRTSAESGSGFYISETNSKEDVSADKSSETSSVSHTSNPFINKQQPRSMVDIAQTHAVAKAEVAAKVPSRVAEEGECAQGEDSQSSEPLPKLNEESKEQAQASDPLPKVNEDSKEQAQSSDPSLEVNEGSKEEAHSSEQLPKVNEDSQEQAQSSEQPPKLDHTYQEQSQTNGTSDTLPNSQEQTPLPGIQARSSSASLRSTSSAAKLRRKRVVHNHMEVPSSVKSSNSTRSFS, encoded by the coding sequence ATGATTAACCATCCTGGAGACAAACATCCGCCTCAGAGAGCTCCGAGTGGATCTTTTAGTACTATAAGAAAGTTAGGGAAGAAGATTCTGCCCGGAAAGAGCCATTTGGATGAGAGTTCTGACACAAGTGGGGACAGTACACACCATGGAGCAAGACCaaagtcttcttcaccCGGCAATCGACAAcgatcttcttccttgttccaaagaaacaagtCCAGTGCAAACGTGGGGCAGTCGAACGTGCGGTCATCGGCTTCTGTGCATAATATTCTAGCACATAATCACAATCCGTTTGCAACTGCTCACGCATCAGATGTACTGGGAACTGGCAGTGGGATCGCATCACCAAGAGGTCGTAATGGTACCAATCATTCGCTACATAGAAAAGGCTCGAGTAATTTCCCCAATCATCTCCTGAGTAATGAGAACATCGTATACAATCCATATGGGATGAACTCACCTAATAGCAGACCTGGGTCTGCGTATGCTGGCACTAATAATAACAACAGTGATTTGAGTTTTTACATGCACGATGGTAATTCCAAGATCAGAATGCTACCATTGCCAATTGCTGATCCGAATACTTATCTGCCGGAAGAGATGAAACAGACGAGTGTACTTTTGACGGAcaattttatttttgaCAGTGAGAATAAGACGCTAGGGTCTGGTGGTTCGAGTGAAGTGAGGAAAGTTAGATCTGCGTATAGACAAAAGGACGTTTACgcgttgaagaaactgaataTGATCTACGACGAGTCTCCTGAGAAATTTTACAAGAGATGTTCAAAAGAGTTTATTATCGCCAAACATTTGAGCCAAAATATCCATATTGCTAACACATATTATCTTGTGAAAGTGCCCACTACAACTTACACTACGCGAGGTTGGGGGTTCGTCATGGAGATTTGCGTGAGAGATCtgttccaattgatggagAGGTCCGGCTGGAAATCGGTACCTCTAAATGAGAAATTTTGTTTATTTAAGCAAGTGGCCCAAGGTGTAAAGTTTTGTCACGATAACGGTGTTGCTCATCgtgatttgaaaccagaaAATGTCCTGATGTCTCGGGATGGTGTGTGTAAACTGACCGATTTTGGTATATCTGACTGGTACCATGTGGAACCGCAGAATTTTGACAGTGCGGTCAGACAATGTGAAGGTATGATTGGATCACCACCATACACACCACCTGAAGTGATGCTGCATGACGCTAAGAAACATTATCCCGAAAGTATGCAAAAGCCTTACGATCCACTCAAGATGGATTCGTATGCTTTGGGGTTAATTCTGATGGCCCTTGTCAACAATATGCTACCATTTTTCGAGTCGTGCAACACAGACTCCCGGTTTAGAGACTACGAGACTTCTTATGAAAACTTTATCAACCATCAAAACCCGCACTTCAGAGAGAAGGGTTGTCACAAGTCCGGGCCTGGTGCAGAATATTCGTTAGcaaagaatttcaagagcaCAGAGGCTTCTCGTGTAGCTTGGCGACTCGCTGACCCAAACCCAGAGACTCGTTATACGATGGAAGATCTTTACGCGGATCCATGGTTCCAATCCGTCGAGACATGTGTAGAACCAGACGATGACTATGCATTTAAATCGCCTGTCATTAAGCGCACGTCGGCAGAAAGTGGATCTGGCTTCTACATCAGTGAGACCaactcaaaagaagatgtcAGTGCAGATAAGAGTTCAGAAACCTCTTCCGTTTCACACACTTCGAATccattcatcaataaaCAGCAACCCAGATCGATGGTCGATATTGCGCAGACACATGCAGTGGCAAAGGCGGAAGTTGCAGCAAAAGTACCATCCCGAGTAGCGGAAGAAGGCGAGTGTGCGCAGGGCGAAGACTCGCAAAGCTCGGAGCCATTGCCGAAACTGAATGAAGAATCAAAGGAGCAGGCGCAGGCCAGCGACCCGTTGCCCAAAGTTAACGAGGACTCAAAGGAGCAGGCACAGAGCTCAGACCCTTCGCTCGAGGTCAACGAGggctcaaaagaagaggCACACAGCTCAGAGCAATTGCCCAAGGTCAACGAGGACTCACAAGAGCAAGCACAGAGCTCGGAGCAACCGCCCAAACTCGACCACACCTACCAAGAGCAGTCGCAAACCAACGGCACCTCAGACACACTCCCAAACTCTCAAGAACAAACCCCTCTACCTGGAATACAAGCTCGCTCGTCCTCCGCATCACTTCGCAGCACCAGCAGTGCCGCCAAACTTCGCCGCAAGCGCGTGGTACACAACCACATGGAAGTACCGTCCAGTGTCAAATCTTCTAACTCTACAAGATCCTTCTCCTAG
- the PEX1 gene encoding AAA family ATPase peroxin 1 (similar to Saccharomyces cerevisiae PEX1 (YKL197C); ancestral locus Anc_1.506) produces the protein MTAGSVDQLQFNILRVCTSNDIRGNFIRLPSSIVNTLETTGIAIQDFGIEICQNGKSLLHVGWDGYESQGFLNGQPTIEINPILAQRMKLHPTATVDLFVSKYDQARTATEVSVEPETSDDWEIIESHALFFQDEILHQTRIVTLGETLLCYIDNIVCKFTIKKIEPMTLKSARINTGSLIVISPRENKARIQNNYAQTESKKLNKPVESISISNSTIKRSLYGVEEDSHMELYTHGNEITSKLACVSILHNALDLKHHGKQEKLENFVKHAKRVVVGVKGREEIPEGHVAMAPLVWDALWTSSKNGCKVVIEYLDQEQPHINMRNIKVILTSLQEDEHPAKSVRRDNVPTPDWAKELVESLSKGPITDKMVLLKNKVLVEIVDESTGKHVPYVNFENSPLPRCSFLAAPKAMLPNQLQGEDPDHNFKQNSMKRNYLPSKITKTLVDYLSMPVAPSSGILLTGNGGMGKTTVLQELAKEVILKYHRYVKYIDCNSLLDSSNLGKMKQCIQEWTSQCYWNNPSILLLDNAEGLFPSIKTDDPQQQAMQQRGGSNSTKLALFLIKMVEGITAKCPEAIRVVFSCRNQNELNSILFDKHFICETFKRRSPDVDERGGLIEFFFSRMGDHIKLGEDIQIRDIALGTDGYSPLDLQILVDKLFHQASMSMTDEYVVDKEVYEETIKDFSPSSLRGVKLTKNTGISWNDIGALNGPKRILLETLEWPTKYAPIFKNCPLQLRSGVLLYGYPGCGKTLLASAVAQQCGLNFITVNGPEILNKYIGASEQNVRELFDRAQSVKPCILFFDEFDSIAPKRGHDSTGVTDRIVNQLLTQMDGVEGLDGVYVLAATSRPDLIDSALLRPGRIDKSILCNVPGLEDRLDILRAITSSGKMVLEPGTDLTPVAEQTAGYSGADLQGLGYNAYLKSVHRTLQLQDMDSYREGQREVEYTVLNPNDSKIVVPESEQEDRKKPTTNTSTPVTINLQDLLQACQETKPSISTSEFRKLQAIYQKFQDDRDGDMPPGEGSTDVGTRTSLM, from the coding sequence ATGACTGCGGGCAGTGTTGACCAGTTGCAATTCAACATCTTGAGAGTTTGTACTTCGAATGATATACGAGGAAATTTTATCAGGCTACCTAGTTCAATTGTGAATACCCTGGAAACTACAGGCATCGCTATACAAGATTTTGGAATAGAGATATGTCAGAATGGTAAAAGTCTTTTACATGTTGGATGGGATGGCTATGAATCACAAGGCTTCTTGAATGGACAACCGACGATCGAGATCAACCCGATTTTGGCTCAGAGAATGAAACTCCATCCAACGGCTACTGTGGACCTGTTTGTAAGCAAGTATGATCAAGCAAGAACGGCTACTGAGGTATCTGTAGAGCCAGAAACTAGCGATGATTGGGAAATTATCGAGAGTCATGCCCTGTTCTTTCAGGACGAAATCCTGCACCAAACTAGGATAGTGACTCTTGGAGAGACTTTACTCTGTTACATTGATAACATCGTCTGCAAATTTACAATTAAAAAGATCGAACCAATGACATTGAAGTCCGCAAGGATCAATACGGGCTCTCTCATAGTAATTTCACCTCGGGAGAATAAAGCTAGAATACAAAACAACTATGCACAGACTGAGAGCAAGAAACTGAACAAACCCGTAGAATCAATTAGCATATCCAACTCGACGATCAAGAGGAGTCTTTATGGtgtggaagaagatagtCATATGGAACTTTACACCCATGGGAACGAAATAACGTCAAAGCTAGCTTGTGTTTCCATCTTGCACAACGCATTGGACTTGAAACATCATGGAAAGCAGGAGAAGCTAGAAAACTTTGTGAAGCATGCCAAGCGGGTAGTTGTCGGAGTCAAAGGCCGTGAAGAGATTCCTGAGGGTCATGTAGCGATGGCACCTCTTGTGTGGGATGCTCTGTGGACTAGTAGTAAGAACGGGTGCAAAGTAGTCATAGAATATCTTGACCAAGAGCAACCACACATCAACATGAGGAACATCAAGGTTATCTTAACGagtttacaagaagacgAACATCCTGCGAAAAGCGTAAGGCGAGACAATGTCCCTACACCAGATTGGGCTAAAGAATTAGTTGAGAGCCTAAGTAAGGGCCCTATCACTGACAAAATGGTCCTGCTCAAGAATAAAGTACTGGTGGAAATCGTCGATGAAAGTACAGGAAAGCATGTTCCTTATGTTAACTTCGAAAACTCTCCTCTGCCGAGATGCAGTTTCTTAGCGGCACCCAAAGCTATGTTGCCGAATCAATTACAAGGCGAAGATCCAGACCACAACTTCAAGCAAAATTCAATGAAGCGCAACTACTTGCCAAGCAAAATAACGAAAACACTAGTCGACTATTTGTCAATGCCAGTGGCACCATCGAGTGGAATTTTGCTTACAGGGAATGGAGGTATGGGGAAAACAACAGTACTCCAGGAATTAGCGAAAGAAGTCATTCTGAAATATCACAGATATGTCAAGTATATTGATTGCAACTCGTTGTTGGACTCCTCTAATTTAGGGAAAATGAAGCAATGTATCCAAGAATGGACTTCGCAGTGCTATTGGAATAATCCAtctattcttcttctggaCAATGCTGAGGGTCTATTTCCAAGCATCAAGACAGATGACCCACAGCAACAAGCTATGCAGCAAAGAGGTGGATCGAATTCGACGAAACTGGctcttttcctcatcaaaATGGTGGAAGGAATAACCGCGAAATGCCCAGAGGCCATTAGAGTGGTTTTCTCTTGTCGTAACCAGAATGAGCTTAACAGCATACTTTTTGACAAGCATTTTATCTGTGAAACATTTAAGCGGAGATCCCCTGACGTAGACGAGAGAGGTGGATTGATAGAGTTCTTTTTCAGCCGAATGGGTGATCACATCAAGCTTGGTGAGGACATACAAATTCGTGACATTGCCCTGGGAACGGATGGCTATTCCCCTCTTGACTTACAGATCCTCGTTGACAAGCTGTTCCATCAGGCATCAATGAGTATGACCGATGAATATGTGGTCGATAAAGAGGTTTATGAAGAGACTATAAAGGACTTTAGTCCCTCATCCCTAAGAGGCGTCAAGCTGACGAAAAACACTGGCATATCGTGGAACGATATAGGAGCACTGAATGGACCGAAACGCATACTATTGGAGACCCTAGAGTGGCCAACCAAGTATGCGCctatcttcaaaaattgcCCTCTGCAACTGAGGTCTGGTGTCTTGCTTTATGGGTATCCTGGGTGCGGCAAGACGTTATTGGCGAGCGCAGTTGCACAACAATGTGGCTTGAACTTTATCACAGTCAATGGGCCCGAAATCCTTAACAAGTACATCGGTGCGAGCGAACAAAACGTCAGAGAGCTCTTTGATCGGGCCCAGTCGGTAAAACCTTGtattttattctttgaCGAGTTCGACTCGATAGCACCCAAGAGAGGCCATGATTCCACCGGTGTCACTGACCGTATTGTGAACCAGCTACTCACGCAAATGGATGGTGTTGAAGGCCTTGACGGTGTCTACGTTCTTGCAGCGACTAGCCGTCCCGACCTGATCGACTCTGCACTGCTGAGACCTGGAAGAATCGACAAGAGCATCTTGTGCAACGTTCCGGGTCTTGAGGACCGTCTGGACATCCTGCGAGCAATTACTTCGAGCGGCAAGATGGTCCTTGAGCCCGGCACCGACCTCACACCGGTCGCTGAGCAGACCGCAGGCTACTCAGGAGCAGATCTACAAGGTTTGGGATACAATGCGTACCTCAAATCTGTCCACAGGACGCTACAGCTGCAGGATATGGATTCTTACAGGGAAGGTCAGCGTGAAGTAGAATACACAGTGCTGAATCCGAACGACTCGAAGATAGTCGTCCCGGAAAGTGAGCAAGAAGACAGGAAGAAACCAACTACGAATACATCTACACCAGTAACTATCAACCTGCAGGATCTCCTCCAGGCGTGCCAAGAGACCAAACCAAGTATTTCAACCAGCGAGTTTCGCAAATTACAAGCAATATATCAAAAATTCCAGGACGACAGAGACGGTGACATGCCCCCAGGAGAGGGATCTACAGATGTGGGAACCCGAACCTCTTTAATGTAG
- the APS2 gene encoding Aps2p (similar to Saccharomyces cerevisiae APS2 (YJR058C); ancestral locus Anc_1.505) gives MAIQFILCFNKQGVVRLVRWFEVCQTDTQKTQDMIVQIYRLISSRDHKHQSNFVEFSDSTKLVYKRYAGLYFVMGVDLQDEESIYLSHIHLFVEVLDAFFGNVCELDIVFNFYKAYMVMDEMFIGGEIQEISKDHLLERLSILDRLD, from the coding sequence ATGGCTATTCAATTTATATTATGTTTCAACAAGCAAGGCGTTGTGCGACTGGTACGGTGGTTCGAGGTCTGCCAAACCGACACTCAAAAAACGCAGGATATGATTGTTCAAATATACAGGTTGATATCCTCTCGAGATCATAAGCATCAAAGTAATTTTGTTGAGTTTTCAGACTCTACCAAGCTAGTTTACAAGCGTTACGCAGGGTTGTATTTCGTCATGGGTGTGGACTTACAAGATGAGGAATCAATCTATCTATCACACATACATCTGTTTGTGGAAGTGCTGGATGCATTCTTCGGTAACGTTTGTGAATTGGACATCGTGTTCAACTTCTACAAGGCCTACATGGTTATGGATGAAATGTTTATAGGCGGCGAAATACAGGAGATATCGAAGGATCATTTGCTCGAAAGATTAAGTATATTGGATAGATTGGACTAG
- the CDC8 gene encoding bifunctional thymidylate/uridylate kinase (similar to Saccharomyces cerevisiae CDC8 (YJR057W); ancestral locus Anc_1.504), translating into MTRGRLILIEGLDRTGKTTQSNILLDKLKPNATLIKFPDRSTEIGQLIDKYLTDRSFVLPDQAVHLLFSANRWEVAQSIRELLLAGKHVVLDRYVYSGIAYSAAKGVAGMDRNWCLQPDKGLLKPDLTIFLTNANVCENQSRQGFGDERYEVSEFQQEVKKQFYKVFEDLEKNKIP; encoded by the coding sequence ATGACTCGTGGGAGACTAATTTTGATTGAAGGGTTGGATAGGACTGGCAAAACTACCCAATCCAATATTTTGCTGGATAAACTGAAGCCCAATGCTACGTTAATCAAGTTTCCCGATAGATCAACCGAGATCGGCCAGCTGATTGACAAATACCTCACAGACAGAAGCTTTGTACTGCCAGATCAAGCTGTTCATCTGCTGTTTTCTGCTAATAGATGGGAAGTGGCCCAGAGCATACGAGAGCTCTTGCTTGCTGGTAAGCATGTGGTACTCGATAGATATGTTTACTCGGGAATAGCTTACTCTGCAGCAAAAGGTGTTGCTGGAATGGACAGAAATTGGTGTTTGCAACCTGACAAAGGACTCCTCAAACCAGATTTAACGATATTTTTAACTAATGCCAATGTATGCGAGAATCAGTCAAGACAAGGCTTTGGTGATGAGAGGTACGAAGTCTCTGAGTTTCAGCAAGAGGTCAAGAAGCAGTTTTACAAAgtgtttgaagatttagaGAAAAACAAAATACCTTAA